The following are encoded together in the Bacillus cereus group sp. RP43 genome:
- a CDS encoding DUF1963 domain-containing protein, with product MRQQIEMLIDKYGLTHLKEELINTVFPCVKVVPEQQETVAIGSSKMGGVPDLPDTFEYPMYKGNPLHFIAQFNLSDLQNVGMDHNLPKTGMLYFFSVENYFGEDVNPNEVGRVLYYDIPAEHLRRADEIQAKYNQCAITFELTYKLPELFIEDEADSDRFLQLLEELIPDNYDNHQMFGEPFSVQEEVLYETGEYIGIDPQQMMLLFQIDSDTKNCNMMWGDLGMLYFCIGNEDLKNRHFENTCCVLQTC from the coding sequence ATGAGACAGCAAATTGAAATGTTAATTGATAAATATGGACTGACACATTTAAAAGAGGAACTTATTAATACTGTATTTCCTTGTGTAAAAGTTGTGCCCGAGCAGCAAGAAACGGTTGCGATAGGTAGTTCGAAAATGGGGGGAGTTCCTGATTTACCGGATACATTTGAATATCCAATGTATAAAGGAAATCCGTTACATTTTATCGCACAATTTAATTTAAGTGATTTACAAAACGTTGGTATGGATCACAATCTTCCTAAGACAGGGATGTTATATTTCTTTAGCGTTGAAAATTACTTTGGAGAAGATGTAAATCCAAACGAGGTTGGGCGTGTACTTTATTATGATATCCCTGCAGAGCATTTGCGAAGAGCAGATGAAATACAAGCGAAATATAACCAGTGTGCAATTACTTTTGAACTAACGTATAAATTACCAGAGCTTTTTATTGAAGATGAGGCTGATTCAGATCGTTTCTTGCAATTACTTGAAGAACTAATTCCAGACAACTATGATAATCATCAAATGTTTGGTGAGCCATTCTCTGTACAAGAGGAAGTATTATACGAGACAGGAGAATATATAGGAATAGATCCGCAGCAAATGATGCTCTTATTCCAAATTGATTCAGATACTAAAAATTGTAATATGATGTGGGGAGATTTAGGGATGCTTTATTTCTGTATTGGAAATGAAGACTTGAAAAATCGCCATTTTGAAAATACATGCTGTGTGTTACAAACTTGCTAA
- a CDS encoding YjcZ family sporulation protein, translating into MGYGYSCGGYGGGYGYGGSCGGCGYGGFALLIVLFILLIIIGASCWGGFVGC; encoded by the coding sequence ATGGGTTACGGATATAGTTGCGGCGGTTACGGCGGTGGTTACGGTTACGGCGGTAGTTGTGGTGGATGTGGTTATGGAGGTTTCGCTTTATTAATCGTTTTATTTATCCTTCTAATCATCATCGGCGCTAGCTGTTGGGGCGGCTTTGTAGGCTGCTAG
- a CDS encoding patatin-like phospholipase family protein, with the protein MKIDGVFEGGGVRGIAHVGAICALAEKGYEWERVAGTSAGSIIAALLAAGYSCSELKTIITDIDYNKFMKKTFLDRIPFIGKGISAWSTLGIYSNVFIEEWLEELLRKKGVHLFTDLPDLNKLKIIASDISNGKMVVFPDDLPSYGFLNYRFSIAKAVRMSSTIPFFFEPVKWRTPKWKQPCYMVDGGILSNYPIWIFDSPTSPRWPTFGFHFVKDEIQADPAHYKEPISMFKGLFKTMMQAHDLRHLDKESKARTITIPTGTITSTNFELTKEEKEWLYNSGYNSANKFLQSWNFRQYVDEYRNGNQDRKTNRFFRQLDS; encoded by the coding sequence ATGAAAATTGATGGTGTTTTTGAAGGAGGCGGTGTACGCGGAATTGCGCATGTGGGGGCAATTTGCGCGTTAGCCGAAAAAGGATATGAATGGGAGCGCGTAGCTGGAACATCAGCTGGTTCAATTATCGCAGCGCTTTTAGCAGCTGGATATTCTTGTTCCGAATTAAAAACAATAATAACCGACATTGATTATAATAAATTTATGAAGAAAACTTTTCTTGATAGAATCCCGTTTATCGGTAAAGGAATAAGTGCATGGTCTACTCTAGGTATTTATTCCAATGTATTTATAGAAGAATGGCTTGAAGAATTACTGCGAAAAAAGGGCGTTCACTTATTTACAGATTTACCTGATTTAAACAAACTCAAAATTATCGCTTCTGATATAAGCAACGGTAAAATGGTTGTCTTCCCCGATGACTTACCAAGCTACGGATTTTTAAATTATCGCTTCTCAATCGCTAAAGCAGTAAGAATGAGTAGTACAATCCCTTTCTTCTTTGAGCCAGTAAAATGGAGAACACCAAAATGGAAGCAGCCTTGTTATATGGTTGATGGCGGGATTTTAAGCAATTATCCCATTTGGATTTTCGACTCCCCTACCTCTCCTCGCTGGCCGACTTTTGGATTTCATTTTGTAAAAGATGAAATCCAAGCTGATCCTGCCCATTATAAAGAACCTATTTCCATGTTCAAAGGACTATTTAAAACAATGATGCAAGCTCATGATTTACGGCATTTAGATAAAGAATCAAAAGCAAGAACAATTACTATTCCTACAGGGACGATTACAAGTACAAATTTTGAGTTAACGAAAGAAGAAAAAGAATGGCTGTACAATTCTGGTTATAACTCCGCAAATAAGTTTTTACAATCTTGGAACTTCAGACAATATGTTGATGAATATAGAAATGGAAATCAAGATCGCAAAACCAATCGATTTTTCCGTCAACTTGACTCATAA
- a CDS encoding DUF3933 family protein — MKQYVICQMIDGDKYLAAYAETKQDAIEKAELLGLRTGNRYIVITAEEAEGLTYP, encoded by the coding sequence ATGAAACAATATGTGATTTGCCAAATGATTGATGGAGATAAATATTTAGCTGCTTATGCGGAAACAAAACAGGATGCAATTGAAAAAGCAGAACTGTTAGGATTAAGAACGGGAAACCGTTACATAGTAATTACCGCGGAAGAAGCTGAAGGGTTAACTTATCCTTAA
- a CDS encoding PLP-dependent aminotransferase family protein, producing MERLVWKPNMSSSIPLYKQIESYIKERIINGEWTVGTKLPSQRDLAHTFEVNRSTIVMAFDELVAKGYIEGNGRKGTIVINNSESTSTYAPPPNWQSYVETGLHYPNLPAVQEINQAEFAPNVIRLGTGELSPSLLPEKKMKVVISKILQSSVTLGYEEPKGNLHLREKIAEYLKGHGVYVSPDSILIVSGAIQALQLISMGLLPKGASILLEKPSYLYSLNVFQSAGMRLIGIPMNENGINTSYITKYKKQFNASILYTIPSFHNPTNFSMNAKKREEVMEICNEIGLPIIEDAVYQDLWFDAPVSKPLKAYDKNGIVLHIGSMSKVISPGLRIGWVVGSESVIQRLADIKMQTDYGSSSISQQIAAEWFENGLYDEHLQFVRSELKKRRDFMISMLEKYCSGIATWHEPVGSFYIWLHINLPISNRSLFDKALQEKVLLNPGTLYDRSANQFLRLSYSYATVEEIEVGIKKIAQLIKG from the coding sequence ATGGAAAGGCTCGTTTGGAAACCTAATATGTCTTCGTCTATTCCTTTATATAAACAAATAGAATCTTATATAAAAGAAAGAATTATTAATGGGGAATGGACAGTTGGAACTAAATTACCTTCACAAAGAGATTTGGCGCATACGTTTGAAGTGAATCGAAGTACAATTGTAATGGCTTTCGATGAATTAGTAGCAAAAGGGTATATTGAGGGGAATGGCCGGAAGGGAACAATTGTTATAAATAATAGTGAGAGTACTTCTACATATGCCCCGCCTCCAAACTGGCAGTCTTATGTAGAAACGGGACTTCATTATCCGAATCTTCCTGCTGTACAAGAGATTAATCAAGCAGAATTTGCTCCCAATGTAATTCGATTAGGAACAGGTGAACTTTCACCGAGTCTCTTGCCTGAGAAAAAGATGAAGGTTGTTATTAGTAAAATTTTACAATCAAGTGTTACACTTGGGTATGAGGAACCGAAAGGAAATCTCCATTTAAGAGAAAAAATTGCGGAATATTTAAAAGGGCACGGGGTATATGTATCTCCTGACTCTATTTTAATTGTTTCGGGAGCAATCCAAGCACTGCAACTTATTTCTATGGGGCTTCTTCCGAAAGGAGCGTCAATTTTATTAGAAAAACCATCATATTTATATTCGCTCAATGTATTTCAATCAGCAGGAATGCGCTTGATTGGAATACCAATGAATGAGAATGGTATAAATACTTCCTATATCACAAAATATAAGAAACAATTTAACGCATCTATCTTATATACAATCCCATCTTTTCATAATCCGACCAATTTTAGTATGAACGCTAAGAAGAGGGAAGAAGTGATGGAGATATGTAATGAAATTGGATTACCTATTATTGAGGACGCGGTATATCAAGATTTATGGTTCGATGCACCAGTTTCAAAGCCTTTAAAGGCATATGATAAAAATGGGATCGTGCTACATATTGGAAGTATGTCCAAAGTCATTAGTCCTGGTTTAAGAATTGGATGGGTTGTTGGATCAGAATCAGTTATTCAAAGATTAGCAGATATAAAAATGCAAACTGATTATGGTTCAAGTTCTATATCCCAGCAGATTGCAGCGGAGTGGTTTGAAAATGGATTGTATGATGAACATTTACAGTTTGTAAGAAGTGAATTGAAAAAACGTAGAGATTTTATGATAAGTATGTTAGAAAAGTATTGTAGTGGCATTGCAACTTGGCATGAGCCAGTAGGAAGCTTTTATATTTGGCTACATATAAATCTACCAATTTCGAATCGTAGTTTATTTGACAAAGCTTTACAAGAAAAGGTGTTGTTAAACCCAGGCACTTTGTATGATAGAAGTGCTAACCAATTTTTACGTCTTTCTTATTCCTATGCAACTGTAGAAGAAATTGAAGTTGGAATAAAAAAAATCGCGCAATTAATTAAAGGGTAA
- a CDS encoding LysE family transporter produces MSEAIIHGIILAFGLIIPLGVQNVFVFNQGASQPNIWRATPVVLTASICDTLLILIAVQGVSLVLLTFSWLTTTLYMIGFFFLMYMGWVIWRSDPSNDVKQEKSMPLKNQIIFAASVSLLNPHAILDTIGVIGTNSIQYIGSEKWAFTFATIIVSWIWFISLAFAGKFLKGFDSTGKTIIVLNKFSGLIIWGVALYMLKQVIFPN; encoded by the coding sequence ATGAGTGAAGCAATTATTCACGGTATCATCCTTGCATTTGGTCTTATCATTCCATTAGGTGTCCAAAATGTTTTCGTCTTTAACCAAGGCGCTAGTCAACCAAATATTTGGCGAGCTACTCCTGTAGTCTTGACTGCATCTATATGTGATACATTATTAATATTAATTGCTGTACAAGGTGTCTCCCTTGTCCTTTTGACTTTCTCTTGGTTAACAACCACCTTGTATATGATTGGATTTTTCTTTCTTATGTATATGGGTTGGGTTATTTGGAGAAGCGATCCTTCAAATGATGTAAAACAAGAAAAAAGCATGCCTTTAAAAAATCAAATTATTTTCGCCGCATCAGTTTCATTACTAAATCCACACGCAATTTTAGACACAATTGGTGTAATCGGAACAAACTCTATACAGTACATAGGAAGTGAGAAATGGGCTTTCACTTTTGCAACAATTATAGTTTCTTGGATTTGGTTTATTAGTTTAGCTTTTGCTGGAAAATTTCTAAAAGGATTTGACTCGACAGGAAAAACGATTATAGTATTAAATAAATTTTCAGGGCTAATCATATGGGGAGTCGCACTTTATATGTTAAAACAAGTTATTTTTCCTAACTAA
- a CDS encoding MFS transporter: MMKGSEINMLKKENCCLIALASVPLVMTLGNSMLIPILPTIEKKLHISSFQVSMIITIYSIIAIILIPIAGYLSDRWGRKMVMVPSLLIAAIGGAITGWVSWKVDNPYVWILIGRAIQGIGAAGAMPVVIPCVGDLYKDEKQVSAGLGIIETSNTFGKVLSPILGSALAAIVWFLPFWAIPVLCAISIVLLLVLVKAKKQEEEVPPLKEFIQSIISTFREKGRWLIAIFILGAIIMLILFGILFYLSTILESKYDIHGIWKGCVLAIPLLVLSLSSYMAGKKIGDKQDIMKKCIYIGFLLAAASVFLPLFLKGIYLLLLCLVIMGIGIGIALPCLDALITQGVEKEQRGTVTSFYSSMRFIGVAAGPPLYSFFMKGADHEVFYLTSIFAAIGAVIAIIWIKPAKDKMMLKQKPEPTS; the protein is encoded by the coding sequence ATGATGAAAGGTTCCGAAATCAACATGTTAAAAAAAGAAAACTGTTGTTTAATTGCACTTGCATCAGTTCCACTTGTTATGACGCTAGGTAATTCAATGCTTATTCCAATCCTGCCAACGATTGAAAAGAAATTACATATTTCATCTTTCCAAGTATCCATGATAATTACAATTTATTCTATCATTGCAATTATACTTATACCGATTGCTGGTTATTTATCAGATAGATGGGGACGAAAGATGGTAATGGTTCCAAGTTTATTAATTGCAGCTATTGGAGGAGCGATAACGGGCTGGGTATCATGGAAAGTTGATAACCCTTATGTTTGGATTCTTATCGGAAGAGCAATTCAAGGGATAGGTGCTGCTGGTGCTATGCCAGTTGTCATACCATGTGTCGGTGATTTATACAAAGATGAAAAACAGGTTAGTGCAGGTTTAGGAATTATTGAGACGTCAAATACATTTGGAAAAGTATTGAGTCCCATATTAGGATCAGCTCTTGCAGCTATTGTATGGTTCTTACCTTTTTGGGCGATTCCAGTTTTATGTGCAATATCGATTGTTTTACTACTGGTACTAGTAAAGGCGAAGAAACAAGAAGAAGAAGTCCCACCACTTAAAGAATTTATTCAATCTATTATCTCTACGTTTCGAGAAAAGGGAAGATGGTTAATTGCCATTTTTATACTAGGTGCAATTATTATGCTTATTTTATTCGGAATACTTTTTTATCTGTCAACTATACTGGAGTCGAAGTACGACATTCATGGTATATGGAAAGGGTGTGTACTTGCTATTCCTTTGCTTGTACTATCACTTAGCTCATATATGGCTGGTAAAAAAATTGGAGATAAACAAGATATTATGAAAAAGTGTATTTATATTGGATTTTTACTGGCTGCTGCATCTGTCTTCTTACCTTTATTCCTAAAAGGAATCTATTTGCTACTTCTTTGCCTCGTTATTATGGGGATAGGAATTGGTATTGCGTTACCGTGTTTAGATGCTCTTATTACACAAGGGGTTGAAAAAGAGCAGAGGGGGACAGTTACGTCATTTTATAGTTCAATGCGATTTATCGGTGTAGCAGCTGGACCACCCCTGTATTCTTTTTTTATGAAAGGGGCAGACCATGAAGTGTTTTATTTAACAAGCATCTTCGCTGCTATTGGTGCTGTCATAGCAATTATTTGGATTAAACCAGCAAAAGATAAAATGATGTTAAAACAGAAACCGGAACCAACTTCATAA
- a CDS encoding alpha/beta-type small acid-soluble spore protein, giving the protein MARNRNANQLASHGAQAALDQMKYEIAQEFGVQLGADTSSRANGSVGGEITKRLVAMAEQQLGGGYTR; this is encoded by the coding sequence ATGGCTAGAAATCGTAACGCTAATCAATTAGCATCACATGGAGCACAAGCAGCTCTAGATCAAATGAAATATGAAATTGCACAAGAGTTTGGTGTACAGCTTGGAGCTGATACTTCTTCACGTGCAAACGGTTCTGTAGGCGGTGAAATTACAAAACGCCTTGTAGCGATGGCAGAACAACAGCTTGGTGGCGGATATACTCGCTAA
- a CDS encoding sugar phosphate isomerase/epimerase family protein — MKYSLCTISFRHQLISFTDIVQFAYENGFEGIELWGTHAQNLYMQERETTEREIDYLKDKNLEVTMISDYLDISLSADFQKTMEKCEQLVTLANWFNTNKIRTFAGQKGSEDFSEQERKEYVKRIRMICDLFAQYNMYILLETHPNTLTDTLPSTLKLLEEVNHPYLKINLDFLHIWESGADPVDSFQRLKPWIQHYHFKNISSAEYLHVFEPNNVYAAAGSRIGMVPLFEGIVNYDEIIREVSNTDHFASLEWFGHNAKDILKEEMRALTNRKLEVVTL, encoded by the coding sequence ATGAAATATTCGCTATGTACAATTTCATTTCGCCATCAACTAATTTCATTTACTGATATTGTTCAATTTGCATATGAAAACGGTTTTGAAGGAATTGAGTTGTGGGGGACTCATGCACAAAATTTATATATGCAAGAGCGTGAAACGACAGAACGAGAAATAGATTATTTAAAGGATAAAAATTTAGAGGTCACGATGATAAGTGATTACTTGGACATATCATTATCAGCAGATTTTCAAAAAACGATGGAAAAATGTGAACAGCTGGTAACACTAGCTAATTGGTTTAATACAAATAAAATTCGTACATTTGCCGGGCAAAAAGGTAGTGAGGATTTCTCGGAACAAGAGAGAAAAGAGTATGTGAAGCGAATTCGCATGATTTGTGATCTATTTGCTCAGTACAATATGTATATACTATTAGAAACGCATCCAAATACGTTAACGGATACTTTGCCGTCTACTTTGAAATTGTTAGAAGAAGTAAATCATCCATATTTAAAAATAAATCTTGATTTTCTTCATATATGGGAGTCTGGTGCAGACCCTGTAGATAGTTTTCAGCGACTAAAGCCGTGGATACAACATTACCATTTTAAAAATATATCATCAGCGGAGTATTTACACGTGTTTGAACCAAATAATGTATATGCGGCTGCTGGAAGTCGTATAGGAATGGTTCCATTATTTGAAGGTATTGTAAACTATGATGAAATCATCCGGGAAGTGAGCAATACTGATCATTTTGCTTCGCTTGAATGGTTTGGGCATAATGCGAAAGATATATTGAAAGAAGAAATGAGAGCATTAACAAATAGAAAATTAGAAGTAGTAACTTTATAA
- a CDS encoding DUF6005 family protein, with translation MTSIKVHCLVSCFCEIIKRRSDIDFRPFYFGLWDGDFDITEGGIISYHSENINHDNYLLWYEKLYGIKVNEWYDHSKDKSSNVETFLELVENKPENRYVIVMVDMSLLPERENKFHQKPFPHYLMISKTEKEEEWFMLDPDFRWEGNMEREKVLHSVKDNPFGGGYFIDIEGIQEPTKEMVESYFMETFKKDDNELTMELKELIIKMVNEENGYSLSRLVTAVKQIPVLAIRKYSYEHAFAYFRETLQYSEQEFDYWCDRVEDIVQGFTNVQYRAIKMAMTNNKDMLLPIVEKLDEMNTIELQIKDELEKQFLLWKDMEINQSVLTNTSSLNLR, from the coding sequence ATGACTTCAATTAAAGTTCACTGTTTAGTGAGTTGTTTTTGTGAAATTATAAAAAGGCGTAGCGATATAGATTTCCGTCCATTTTATTTCGGATTATGGGATGGAGATTTTGATATAACAGAAGGCGGGATTATTTCTTATCATTCCGAAAACATTAACCATGATAACTACTTACTCTGGTATGAAAAATTGTATGGTATTAAAGTGAACGAATGGTACGATCATTCAAAAGATAAAAGTAGCAATGTAGAAACATTTTTAGAATTAGTAGAAAATAAGCCTGAAAATCGTTACGTAATTGTAATGGTTGACATGTCTTTATTGCCTGAGAGAGAAAATAAGTTTCATCAAAAACCGTTTCCGCATTACTTAATGATATCGAAGACAGAGAAAGAAGAGGAATGGTTCATGCTTGATCCTGATTTTCGCTGGGAAGGGAATATGGAAAGAGAAAAAGTGCTCCATTCTGTTAAAGACAACCCATTTGGTGGAGGTTATTTCATTGATATAGAAGGAATTCAGGAGCCAACAAAAGAGATGGTAGAAAGTTATTTCATGGAAACATTCAAAAAAGATGATAATGAACTAACAATGGAATTAAAAGAATTAATAATAAAAATGGTAAATGAAGAGAATGGGTATTCACTTTCCAGGCTCGTAACGGCAGTAAAGCAAATACCCGTATTGGCAATACGTAAATATAGCTATGAACATGCCTTTGCATACTTCCGTGAAACTTTACAATATTCGGAGCAAGAATTTGATTATTGGTGTGATCGAGTGGAAGACATTGTACAAGGATTTACAAATGTACAGTACCGTGCTATTAAGATGGCAATGACAAATAATAAAGATATGTTATTACCAATTGTTGAAAAACTTGATGAAATGAATACAATTGAACTGCAGATTAAGGATGAACTAGAGAAACAGTTTCTGTTATGGAAAGATATGGAGATAAATCAGTCTGTCTTAACTAATACAAGTTCATTGAATTTAAGATAA
- the asbD gene encoding petrobactin biosynthesis protein AsbD, with amino-acid sequence MSREMLKEAVLSIMREKMELKNVTHLEETMRLNQDLYIDSVMMLQLIVYIEMDLKLCVPEDEIDPKAFLTVGSLLDFMEELQPLHEVNVNN; translated from the coding sequence ATGAGTCGTGAAATGTTAAAAGAAGCAGTATTAAGCATTATGAGAGAAAAAATGGAACTGAAAAATGTAACGCATTTAGAAGAAACGATGCGTTTAAATCAAGATTTATATATAGATTCGGTAATGATGTTACAGCTCATAGTATACATAGAAATGGATTTAAAGCTATGCGTTCCAGAGGATGAGATAGATCCAAAGGCGTTTCTTACTGTAGGATCTTTGCTTGACTTTATGGAAGAGTTGCAGCCGTTACACGAAGTAAATGTGAATAACTAA
- a CDS encoding AMP-binding protein — translation MLIVNKQEFSKYDFELRLQGYEGVEQFQEAEGNRFALCLKDPFDIITLVFFLKEKRASVLLIHEDTPKDTAIEMAKRAKCTALLYGESNDFTKLEVSNLLQEEPSLLQYSSGTTGEPKLIRRAWTEIETEIAAYNEALKCEEDEVPIVMAPVSHSYGLICGTLSAITRGSKPIIITNKNPKFALNIIRNTEKHIIYAVPLMLHIMGSFPQGTFQFHKIMTSGSPLPETLFYKLKGMTKYMMQQYGCSEAGCISICHAMETHLDLGKPLPHVSINIGSNEDDPEEIVVKIAEKEIYTKDLGYKSEQGLHFMGRIDDVINVSGLKVFPIEVEETMLRLEGIQEAIVYRGKHPVMGEIVKAKVVSRIEPVQIREWCIQHLPSYKVPHEIENVAEIPKNKTGKVSRKLLEMGETTT, via the coding sequence ATGCTAATCGTTAATAAACAAGAATTTAGCAAATATGATTTTGAATTGAGATTACAAGGTTACGAGGGAGTGGAACAATTTCAAGAAGCAGAAGGAAATAGATTTGCACTTTGTCTGAAAGACCCATTCGACATTATTACGCTTGTGTTTTTCCTAAAAGAAAAAAGAGCATCTGTATTACTTATTCATGAAGATACGCCAAAGGATACAGCTATTGAAATGGCAAAGCGCGCAAAGTGTACTGCACTTTTATACGGAGAAAGTAACGACTTTACAAAATTAGAAGTTTCAAATCTATTACAAGAAGAACCGTCTTTATTACAATATAGTTCAGGTACAACAGGAGAGCCAAAACTAATTCGTAGAGCATGGACGGAAATTGAAACGGAAATTGCTGCTTACAATGAAGCTTTAAAATGTGAAGAAGATGAAGTGCCAATTGTAATGGCTCCAGTTTCACATTCATACGGATTAATTTGTGGCACGTTATCAGCAATTACGAGAGGTAGCAAGCCTATAATCATCACAAATAAAAACCCTAAATTCGCATTAAATATAATTCGTAATACCGAAAAACATATCATATACGCAGTACCACTTATGTTACATATTATGGGGAGTTTCCCACAAGGGACGTTTCAGTTTCATAAAATTATGACATCAGGATCACCTTTGCCAGAAACGCTATTCTATAAGTTAAAGGGTATGACGAAATACATGATGCAGCAGTACGGCTGTTCTGAAGCTGGTTGCATTAGTATATGTCATGCTATGGAAACACATTTGGATTTAGGAAAACCACTTCCTCATGTAAGTATTAATATAGGTTCAAATGAAGATGACCCTGAAGAAATCGTAGTGAAAATTGCTGAAAAGGAGATTTATACAAAAGATTTAGGGTATAAATCTGAGCAAGGTCTTCATTTTATGGGGCGAATAGATGATGTTATTAATGTGTCCGGTCTAAAGGTCTTTCCTATAGAAGTGGAAGAAACGATGCTTCGACTCGAAGGTATTCAGGAGGCGATTGTATACCGGGGCAAGCATCCTGTGATGGGAGAGATAGTAAAAGCGAAAGTAGTCTCTCGTATTGAACCAGTACAAATAAGAGAATGGTGCATACAGCATTTACCGTCTTATAAAGTGCCACATGAAATTGAAAATGTAGCAGAGATTCCGAAAAATAAAACAGGGAAAGTAAGTCGGAAGTTATTAGAGATGGGAGAGACAACAACATGA